The genomic region CAATGAAACGGCGACCATCGAAATGAGCATAACAAGAGCGATAACAACAACATATGCTTTTTTCATCAGGATGCTCTCAAATGAATTTTGATGCCTTGGTCTCATATGGTAACATAAATTTGCCCGATCGTTCACCGCATCTGCGGGAGATTGCTCCGGGTACTACCCGCCTCCGGGCGGTAAATGCTACAATTACGCTGATTTTTCGGGGGAGTCGCTTGTGAAGTACCTGTTTATTCTGTTGTTGGTAGTCTCTTTTCCGGGATGGGGAAGCGAAACGTTTAACGGCAAAAGCGCTTTGGTCGTCCTGCCGCTTCCCGCCGGCAAAGTATCGTTTGCCGATGCGAACCTCAGCGTCGTGGCACATCCCCTCGATCGCACCAGGGGGATCGTCATCGTTCCGGTCGACTATTACACCTCCGCCGGCGACTACAACATCACCTGGAACGCCCCGGGGAAAAACATCCCGATGGGATTGAGCGTTCGCGACGGTGCGTATCCTTCGGAAACCCTCAGCGTCGATCCCGCCAAAGTGACTCCCCCGCCCGAGGCGATGGAGAGGATCGAACAAGAAAAAGCCGAAGCCGAAGCGATTTACGCAACATTCACCCCGATACGTTACTGGGACAAACCGTTCGTCCGCCCGATGGATTCGAACATTACCAGCGTATACGGAGCCAAACGCACCTACAACGGAACCCTCAAAAGCTATCACGGGGGAGTCGATTTTCGCGCACGCACGCCCCAACCGATCTTGGCCGCCAATGACGGAATCGTCGTCCTCGCCAAAGAGCGCTATTACGCCGGAGACACGGTTATTATCGATCACGGCGAAGGGATTTACAGCTGTTATTTTCACCTCAGCCGCTATGGCGTCAAGGTCGGACAATACGTGAGGAGGGGAGACGTGATCGGTCTTACGGGGGCAACCGGACGGATTACGGGACCGCATCTGCATTTTGGCATGACGGTCCACTCCCGCCAAACCGATCCGCTCCATCTGATCGCACAAATCAACGGATTGTTCGAAAAGGCGCCCGATGCGACCGTCGCTTCTCGCTAGCCTGCTGCTGGCTTCGGCCCTCCACGGATTCTCGACCACCAATCTTCAGTACCTCTATGGCAGTTTCGAAGGACCGACGTTTCTGGATACGGTTGAGGGGGCGAAACATACCTTAACCGCCGAGCATTACCGTACGTTCGGGTACGGGGATGTGTTTGCGTTCGTCGATTACGTCTATACCCCCAAAGGGTTGCGGTTCAGCGGAAAGAAAAACGACCTCTACGGAGAATTTTCACCCCGTATCAGCTTCAATAAAATCGCCGATCTTCCCGTATCGTCCGGGGTATTCAAAGAGTGGTATGCAGCCTATCAGCACAATCGCGCAGACGGCTACCGGGCCGATCTATACGGGGTGGGATGCGATCTGAACATTCCTGGATTCGACGTGTTCAGCCTCAACGGCTACCGCAAAGCGCGCTCGCAAATGAGCGATACCTATCAGCTCTCGGGGAACTATTCCGCGGCGCTGAGCGAAGCGTGGCTTTTCGAGGGGTACTTTGACTGGACGGGAGCCGATTTTCTGACGCAGAACCAACTGCTGTTCAACCTCTCCCCCTTTCTGGGGATCCGGGAGGGACAGCTCCGTATCGGGACCGAATGGCATTATTATCGCGAAAACGGCTCCGACACCGACAACGACGTCTTCCAGGCGATGATCAAGTACAGCTGGTAATCAATCTTTTTTCATTACGGCCCAGATAAAGCCGCCCAGCCCGATCCCCACCACGATCACCAAAAATCCGACCTGAAACCAGTCCATCGCGCTCATTGTTCCGCCTCCTTCAAATCTTTTTCTTTAAGTTGACCGCACGCGGCGCTGATATCGAGCCCTTTGGAATCGCGGATCGTACAGAGGACGCCGTGCTTGATCAGGTACTCCTGAAACGCGACCATGTCCGCACGAGAAGGACGCTGATAGTCGCTTCCCGGATAGGGGTTGAAATAGATCAGGTTCACCTTCGCCTTGATCCCGTGCAGCAGTTTGACGAGCTTTTTCGCCGATCCCAAGTCGTCGTTTTTACCCTTGATGACGAGGTACTCGAACATCACCCGTTTGCGGGTGTCAATGGGAAAGCGCTTCACCGCGTCGATAATCGATGCGATGTTGTAGGCTTTGTTCATCGGGATGAGTTCGGTGCGCAG from Campylobacterota bacterium harbors:
- a CDS encoding M23 family metallopeptidase, translating into MKYLFILLLVVSFPGWGSETFNGKSALVVLPLPAGKVSFADANLSVVAHPLDRTRGIVIVPVDYYTSAGDYNITWNAPGKNIPMGLSVRDGAYPSETLSVDPAKVTPPPEAMERIEQEKAEAEAIYATFTPIRYWDKPFVRPMDSNITSVYGAKRTYNGTLKSYHGGVDFRARTPQPILAANDGIVVLAKERYYAGDTVIIDHGEGIYSCYFHLSRYGVKVGQYVRRGDVIGLTGATGRITGPHLHFGMTVHSRQTDPLHLIAQINGLFEKAPDATVASR
- a CDS encoding outer membrane protein OmpK, which codes for MRPSLLASLLLASALHGFSTTNLQYLYGSFEGPTFLDTVEGAKHTLTAEHYRTFGYGDVFAFVDYVYTPKGLRFSGKKNDLYGEFSPRISFNKIADLPVSSGVFKEWYAAYQHNRADGYRADLYGVGCDLNIPGFDVFSLNGYRKARSQMSDTYQLSGNYSAALSEAWLFEGYFDWTGADFLTQNQLLFNLSPFLGIREGQLRIGTEWHYYRENGSDTDNDVFQAMIKYSW